The DNA region GCAACAACATGCGTACATTTTTATTGAGTCGAGTGTACTTTCCAAGGATAGGATCAAGCCAAAGCAGGTCCCCGGTCTCAAAACCAATGATGACGTCGAGCCTATCGGCACTTGCTGTCTGATTGATGATAGCGGTGCAGGTCAAAGGTGTCGAGAACAGCACTTTGACAAGTGCTTCCTTCTGGGATAATCAGCTAATTTGTCGATTACCCATTTTGACCGGTCCCtaccttctttttctcagCCTCGTTCGCCTGCTTACCAAAATCACCCCAAGCCCACTGTCGTCCCATATGCCAGCAGCCCCATTTGACCACTTCAGAAACGGTTTTGCCTTTCTCAGCCAGATACTTAGAGGCAGAGTCCAGCCCGATTACCCTTTGGACAAAGTCGGAGGTCGAATTACGCATGTTCGTCTTAGGTCTGGGGATGGCATTGATAGTTTTGGTAAATGGCCATTTGGACTGAATGGTTGGAGGGGACATGGCGAATGGGACAGATTGTGGCTCTGATGAGATtggggatgatgagctagaggaagatgagtaGCTGGACTTGGTGGGGTATCGTCCATCCGCAGCAGCAGGCGGAAGAAAGGCAGCTGTATCACCCTTCCCGCTTTTACCCAGCAGACCTCCAAACCCCCTATCTCCAGTCTTTGAGGGGAATTGGACCGTCACCCAACTCATTCTTGTAGGATAAATGGGTTCCCACTTTCCATTGATCTGGGTGGCTCCGAAACATGTagatgaagcagaggcgGCACTGGGGCTGGTTTGTTGCGGAGTGGGAGGAATACCAAAACCGGGACCTCCAAGGAACGGTCCGGGCTGACATGCCAGCCTTAATTCTGACGCGACGTTAGGCGAGGTGTTCCCTAGAAGGGGAAACATGGATCCCGGTTCTGCAAGGCTATATTGGCCCTCGGGAGCTTGGAAGAGCTCTGGTATTGGGGCTTCCTTGACGATGGGGACGGATGGTGCTGGCTTGACTAAAGGCCTCAATGGGGCCATATAGACCGGAGGGGTGTACATGTAGAGCTCCATGATGGATAGGCGGAGGGCAGGAGGTTGTCGAGGatatggaggagatgagatgagatggggaAATGGCAGCGGCTGGAGGACTCGTCGGATGTCGCCGGGCCGAACAAGGCTACCTATTACTAGACGCCGAGCACTGTTTTACGTAATCGCACAGATACTACGTGCCGAATCCGGAAAAGCCCGTTGCATTATTGTTTGGGTCCTTTGATCCTTTGGGTTGATTGACAGTCTACGCTTGCACACCTCGATATAACCCGCCTTTATATACAGCAGATGCAATGTAGATAGCCGCCATGTTACTCTGCTCTTCCCCCATACAACTTCCACGCCATGGCTCTCGTGCCCACAGGTGCCCCCCGTGATGCCGGTGCGTTCTTTCTCGCCCACTCACTAACCACAACACTCGACTTGCTTTTCACTGAAAAACCACTACTTTCCAGCGATCACAATCGGTCCTTTTAAGCCATCGTGTGTCATGTAGAATTTCAATTTCGCACTAGCCACTAACCATAGAACAGGCGCCCAGGCTATGGTCCCGTATGTATTCTTTCCTCCGCCGAATACTCGACGGGTTGCTACGCCTTGGCACGCTAACATTGTCATTTTCGATATATCATATGCAATAACAGGTACTTTCCTATCTGCAAGCTGCTCAGCTTCCAACTCCTCTCAAGATACATCCTCTTTTGCAGTTACGAACTTGGGATCCGAAACCCTATGCAAAGTATCTCACGTGGAATACGATTGAGGTAAATTCGATTCATAATCGAGGAAATTGAAGATCCCCAGACGAGTTAAAAAGGCGGGCTATGGCAGAGAAAAAATTCCCAGAATGAAGGAACCGTCTTAGGGGAAGAAacatgaagaaggatcAGACGCTGACAAATTCACGACTGCAGCACCCCATGTTTGCGGCCATTTGGGTTGATTATGACGGTAAGCCTTTCGCACGTTCAAAGGATCTTTAGAACTTATTTATGTCTCGTAGATACCGAAACTGTATGCTCCTTTTTCGGCAGCACCACAACTGTAATTGCTGACACATCCATGTTGGTGATTTATGCGGTTAGGAATGTCAGCTGAGCCATTCAGTTCTTCTAACTGGGAAAAACGCTCACCGAAAACTCCCTAACAGGGATAAAAGAGAGAGGGCAGCCAGCTACGTCTCCTATCGTTGAAGAACTAAACCTGGGTCATGTAGAGACAGGATGGTCCATTCGCGTCAGGAATAGAATGGCGAGTTTCACGAGGACTAACGGCTTGTTTTTAGTACTTACACTGATGTCTCAGGGAATAACCTGTGAAGATGTTCTATTTGCTATGTGAGCTCATGGACTCTTCCCCCGTTACTTAGTACTGAACCTGCACAGATATGATTTTTTTGCTTCGCCGCGTAAGTGGTCGTAACCCATGGCCTCGGATAGATTCTGCAGCTCACGCCCGATATTAGTCTATGTCGACGAACTAGGTGAAATGCGTAAGTATTACATCTGTCATTAGGCCACATATCTATGAATAAGTTAATCTTTGATATGCAGACCCTCGAGCAGTCAGAATCAGTAAGTTttacctttttttctttccttttaGGCAAGGGACATTTTAGCTAAGACATGCTGTCATAGTGGAACAGCAATAGTGAGACATATACTCGTACGGAAATAAAGCCTTGGCTAACTGTTCAAAAGCTTTGAAAAGCGCAGAATGGGTTTCTTTGAGTAAGATGCTTTAGGTTTGCACGCAAGAGTTGCTGACACAGCGAAGCCTGATGGAGGGCTATCGAAAATCGGACGCTCTTCTTGGCGCGACCTACTTTGATGGGTATGTATGAGCACCTCGTGGTTTACATTCAAAAAGCAAACTCATGCGTTTCTAGCATCCACAATGACCCGGAAAGCGTCGAGCGACTGAAAGTTAAATACAACTATCATTCTTCCAacctgcttctgcttcgTTTAGGAAACTGCTAGGTCGCCAATCACAGCAGCAACGACGGAGGGCTGGTCATTCGTCTGTCGCATAGATCAATCGTTTAAATATGTGGGGGAGACCAATGCCCTTATGGCATTGATGGTGCTGTTGGATGTTGACATACATAGACAGTGATTCCCGTATATATCATATTATTCCATAACTGAATTGCCTTGATGCTGTTTGTCGTCTGTCGTCTAACGAAATGAGTAGGGCCATATTTTAGGGGTTACATGTTTGTCTTGGGGACGGTCTCCAAGCGTCTTTGAGAGTCTATTTCTAGCATTCATAAGACCATAGCACAAATGAAGGACAGGGCAGATACTAGCCTTTAGAAGCTAAAGAAGACAACGAATACACATCGAATTGCAAGTGAATGTTAGATAGGAATTGCTAAGCTGAATATGCAAATTCTGCAAACGTAAACTTCTTTTTCCTACCCTTTTAAGAGCTTCATGAGACACGAAGAAAGCTAACATACAAACTTCTAGCTGGGCGACGCCGTTGCGCGTCATAATTCATATCCGCCATCAAGCCATCAAGGCCTTGCTCGTCCTCATATCTTTACCACCTGTGACTAGTACCTCGGGAACTCTCAGTTTCCAGGGGCACTAGTAGatatcttcctccattccCAGGCACTTCTGTTGAGCTATCATGGTATCCTGGGCTCCCACGCATCTCTACATCCATAATATCATCCTCTCTATCGCCCTGCGTCATATTACCACGTTCCACGTGTGAAAGAGGATTAACACTATATGGTATAGCAACTGGCGAGCCAGGAAAGAGGGACGGCTCAAGATTTATGGGAGGCGAATCGCCGCGCGGTCGGGACTGAGGAGGCCAAAGTAACGCAGGGGTGATGCGTTCTGGGCTACAGCATCTATTTTGGGCGATTCCATGAATTCCTCTTGACTCTCCCATAAGAGGGGTGTCCGGTATGCTTTGGCGAGCACTTCGAGTAGGAGTAGTCGCATTCATGGGAGACGGGaatctccatccatccatcgaTGGATGAATTGCCTTGGGGGTGCGATTTTGTACGAACCTGCGGTTCATGGGTGTGACCATTGGAGAGTTCGCTTCAGAGTTTCGCCGAGGTAGGGTGAGACTAGGAACTCCAGTAGAGAGGTGTTCGGTGTCGACATTGATGGAAGGCCCTGCATTATCGGCGGTAAAGACAAGACTTCGGCGAGTCTCGAGTTTAGGAGACGCGCTACGAGTTTCCGCAGCCGCTGGAGAAGCAGTTGCAAGATACAACGCAGTGTGTGATTCCGAAAGAGATGATTGATGCATACCGAATAATGAAGATGGGCGGGGACCCCTCTGGGGTTGGCACGCCGGCGTGTGTGGCGGAGCCAGCGCATTTTGGGACAGGGTAGATCGATGTCCTCTGACAGAAGTATCAGGCGCACCAGGCGCCGGAGGAGCGCGTTTTCTATTTGAAGATGGGGAGGGTGTGCGAGGAGGACCGAACTGACTGCTGAAAAGCCgcgggggaggaggatcaTCAGGTGAGGTCGGGGAATTTGTATCGTCGACAAGATATGATTGTTCCATTTGGATAATCTCCTCAAGTACGTCACGCATGTCTTGACCCATACCCAAAGGCAAATCAGGCGTGTTTTTTCTCTGACGGCCACTCGTTGAGCGGCTATTTAGCGGCTTATGATGAGTCTGCCTCGCCAGCGAAATGGATCCATAGGGCTTGGAGGACTCTGAGCGAAGCCATTCTTGCTCCCCTTCGGTCTCCATGATGATGCTATCAACATTAAAGCCCCCACCAAGTCCTCTTTTCGAATGGTTACTTGCGACAGAGGGATTCCTCGATAAGCTAAAGGCCGATGATGCCAACGACGTGACAGAACTTGCAACGGATGGATTACGCGAATGTCCGCCCCCTCCCACAAGATCTGGGACAGCACGCGATGctattgaagaagaggtcgaCTGAACTGTGCTTCGGTTGCTGCTCATCGATCCGCTAGAGCTTCCTTCTGCTCGTCTCcgccttctttcatctcttctttcttgctTTCTCATATCGGCGTGCGACAGGCGATAATGTGGAGCGTGCCAGTGATCGTCGTCGCCAGCAATTGCGGCTGTTGATGATGCTGTTGACGAAGAACCTAGAAGTAAGGGCTGAGAAGGAGCTTGTGTGAGCGATCCGGCCTGTTGGAAGTCGATGTTTTGCGCGAGGAGAGGTGATTGATGGCTTTTATAGCACAGAGAGTTGATCGCGTCGTATCGAGCACAGGCTGAGAATGGATAATGCGTGTTAGTGGATGGCGAAGAAAATTACAACACAGTGCAGGATGGCGCAGATGAGACAATTGGCTGATGACTCACCGACACTACAGTAGATGCCACCTTCCTCTACAGGACCTCCGCAAAAGCACCAGTTGCCCGATGTAGGACTCGATGATTGATAGCCGTGATTATGCGTGACTAACTCTGAGGCATACATGGCGCCGGCGCCAGCGCCATCAGTGGGCATGTTGTTGGAGTTGGGGTGTGGATGGAGGTATTTTACAAATGCAAACGAGAGATAGATGAGAAAGTGGGATCAGGATCTGAACGGAGAGAGACAAACACTCACGACTTCGCAAAACAAACCGCGGATCGACGCGTCGTTGCTGAGTTACCCCTGAGACGCGAATGAACTACGGCCGTAGATATATATCTTCGGTGCGCTTTCCTGTATTCTCGGCATGCAAAGGCTTACCCAACGCCATCCTCAccttccccatccataGCCCTTACTCATAGCCCCTCAACTTGAGGCAAACGCACCTGTACAAGATGCCATGCCCAACGACAGTTCAATGACCCTGCAACGACGCGTTTCTTCGATCTGGGAACAAAAAGACGCGTCGCGCTTAGCTACAGCTGCTACTCTAACCTccgacctcttcttcatcattcacGTCAGTCCGGGCAACGTATTGTTGGCTTGACTAAGATGCTGTAGACATGGTGTTTGCTGCCAACCAAAGGATTGCGTTTTCCTGGACCGCACCAAGCAAGATACTCACAGTGCAATCTCGTCGGCTTAGTCCAGCTTGATTGTTTGATGGAAGGCCTCCTCGCTAAAGAATTTAAATTTGTTATCGCAGGAAATTGGCCGAACAAGATGTCACGCTGTTCATTTCAAAAAGGCCATTTGATTAATGTGTTCAATACAGTATACGGAAAATACACACATGCCCGTACAAATCGAGCAGGTTTGCCTATCTATTCAAATTCCCTTTTTACGACATTCTCTATCCCCGATGCGGTCCATTACCTCCAGCCTCATCATAGTAGGATAAGGAAGTGAaccccatcctcctcgcgTAGTCCACTTCCTCGGCTCTAGTAAGCCCATCGCCTCTGCTCCAATTCGCTGAACTTGTTCTGGCCCTAAACTTGCCAGCCCGGACCTTGAACAATTCCTCCATGTTAAGAGGTTTGATAGGACCAAATAGATCGTCTGGGTTAATGTGCGCTTGGGCTTCAAGAGCTTTGCGCAGCTCAGGTGATTCAGCCCAGGCTGGTCGGTCAAAGTCGCGAGTGCTGTCCTCGTCGGGATCAGAGTACCTGATAGAGACGACATTAGCTAATGGAGGACAAGTGGTACAGTTGTGAGCCTACTCTGAAGCGATGTCTGGTAACACGATATCCTCTGACTGTTGCGCCATTGCTTTCTCATCCAAGGAGCTCTGAACCTGTGCCCAGCTTTGAGGGGCGGCTGACGAACTTTGCTGAGGAATTTGGTTCTGCTGATGTTGCGGCTGTCTCATAGCTTGATTCTCCATCGCCGAGAGCCTCGAAGGCTGACCTAGCGGTTTTCGTTCTACGTGACTCTCGCGCTGAGTTTGCTTTACAAGTGTGATGGTTGAAGACTGAGTGTGTGTAGTCTCCGCCGTTCGGAAGGCCTTGGGAGCTTGCTGCTCAGTGGTGGTCGATTGGGAAAGGGGATGAGTGGATGTAGTCTTTGTAGGACGGAAAGGCTCTTTGCCTTTCGCTAGAGACTGATTGTGGCCTGCAAGACGTTTGGTGGCAGGCACGCCAGAAGACTGGGATTTATTGAGCGCCACTGTTAGCTTTCTCTTGCGTGCGgcttcctcttcggccTGGTGATGAATTCTGCTCAGCTTAATCTAGAAATGACGGTTTTGAAGCTCACCTTCACCTTAGCTGCCTgcatttccctttcttccttggccACTCTCTCCTTGGCGATAGCAGCTACCCTagcttccctctccttcttgcgTTTCTCATGCTCAGCCCGcagtcttctcttctcctctaGCTCTGCTATTTTTgcctttctttcttcgtCGGCTCGTTGACGTTCTTCCTCAGCCTTTTTCTGGGCTAACAGCTCCTTACGCTTATCCGCTTGATCTCGCATGGCCGCTTTGCGACTAGCTGCGTTTTGTTCCTGAACAAGGCACATAACATGTTAGAGAAGACTCTCATGTCACACTAGCATCCGTACCACAACTATCAAACTCACCTTTTTGGCCGCGGCGGCAGCAAGTTGCAAGCTTTTGACCGGCCCAGTAGCAGGCCTGACACCTAAAGCCTTAGCAGCCATGGTAGAAGCATGGTTGAGCGTACTACTATTTGTGGCCTGAGAAGACGTAGAAAAATTCAGTATGTCGGTAGGTGCTGTAGTCGAAGGTGGCAGTTCCCCGTTGATCTGCCCAATGATCAGCATAAATCTCGGCCAATCGCTACTTTCTCAACTCACTTCAATGTCATCATTGACATTATTATCGTACGGGTAGTCTACTTGCGCCTCATGTGTTCCTGGAGATTTGTCAATGGCTTTCCGTCTGTCGTCTAGCTTCTCGACTCCCGTGTCCCTCTGATCACCATAGTTATGTTCTTTTCCTCGCTCCtttgcttcttccatcttcttgatgtTTATATCTGACACCTTATTCTgatctttttctcttctgtCATGTGATGCGGAAGGCCTCTCCTGCACTGGAGTCACATCGTTCACGGCAGAAAAAGCAGGTGCAGGTGAAGACAGCTGCTGACGCCTGTCTTTGGTGTCGACTGGTTCAGCGGTTTCAGCGGGTATGATTTCGTCTAGAACTGACTCCTCGTCGACCATCTCCTGgtcctcatccttgacaGCCGTAGTGACTGGCTGAGACTGCAATTGGGGCAGCGGTAAGGGCGTAAGCTTTGAGGGAGGAGATAAAATAGGGGTCGTAGAGCGCCCAGCATCGTCGTTACCTTCCGGCAGAGGCGAAACGTCAGCAGAAGGGTCGTTGAGGGCGGACTCAATGTCAATGAAAGGTTTCGTTGCGTTCCACATCAGTTTTTCTAACTCTGCTTCGGctatcttctcctcttccaattcCCTCGCTCGCCTgatggcttcttcttcttcagatgTGCCCCCGAAGTTGAGCAGGCCTCTCAGGAAACCTGCTCCAGTGCTCTTAGCCTTGGGTGCTCGACCATTACCACTTTCAGGACGGCCTGCTGAAGAAGCTTTCTGTTTGGCAACGTCCTTTGCTGTTTTCTCCCGAAGCTCATCAAGGGCTTTGGTGACTTTAGAAATCTCGGGGCGATGAGAATCGTCAATCAGATTAGAAGATAAAGCGGATCGACCTTGAGAAGCAGGATTTGAATTGATGCTTCCAGTGCCAAATGAAGGTGTTTTTGATGGCAGCTTAGGTCTACCAACGGGACCAGGAGTGGTTGAAACCTGGAAGTCATATGGTTCGGAAGAG from Cryptococcus neoformans var. neoformans B-3501A chromosome 4, whole genome shotgun sequence includes:
- a CDS encoding hypothetical protein (HMMPfam hit to INCENP_ARK-bind, Inner centromere protein, ARK binding region, score: 58.2, E(): 2.3e-14), with product MSQIMAHVPKAPIGELIKTPSKTQTVKRTRAATAAAKEKTEKIKGLNAQLLSPSSRQTSRPALSPLQFGSRNVNTSDAPSPSPIKSKSIKASSPSKSKAKRGRSRKAEPAMISNENASPRFENKNICSSSAAEPQHPFSPSRQSKLGDRMEQASSTKVEKTLKSKPVMAETVENITEALIDGQNMASDRDETSLQSAVNHSPAGEIQSLPTVDEIVDMDIDNIQGAGETQLKEMVEVMPELDNVKPEETVLPSSAEEDAHDVTVKEKGTGDHKLGQPKEGFGEGIRKEAVIEDVQSAQPTINEGGEIFGSNIGSNELKEGLVPHTEFPVQLSSRTSATESKGIVTAAISSTQSAAVPQSPLAPAKASFMESSASSSTTAFSSGAVPIPVRQVRSSWLSKALGTGTVPISNASGPAESNSVIGKPFTAPSQQRPSAAMDFSGLRKSLLPIGGLKRKSGEGMEGEEEEEEGRRPDKFKKVSSEPYDFQVSTTPGPVGRPKLPSKTPSFGTGSINSNPASQGRSALSSNLIDDSHRPEISKVTKALDELREKTAKDVAKQKASSAGRPESGNGRAPKAKSTGAGFLRGLLNFGGTSEEEEAIRRARELEEEKIAEAELEKLMWNATKPFIDIESALNDPSADVSPLPEGNDDAGRSTTPILSPPSKLTPLPLPQLQSQPVTTAVKDEDQEMVDEESVLDEIIPAETAEPVDTKDRRQQLSSPAPAFSAVNDVTPVQERPSASHDRREKDQNKVSDINIKKMEEAKERGKEHNYGDQRDTGVEKLDDRRKAIDKSPGTHEAQVDYPYDNNVNDDIEINGELPPSTTAPTDILNFSTSSQATNSSTLNHASTMAAKALGVRPATGPVKSLQLAAAAAKKEQNAASRKAAMRDQADKRKELLAQKKAEEERQRADEERKAKIAELEEKRRLRAEHEKRKKEREARVAAIAKERVAKEEREMQAAKVKAEEEAARKRKLTVALNKSQSSGVPATKRLAGHNQSLAKGKEPFRPTKTTSTHPLSQSTTTEQQAPKAFRTAETTHTQSSTITLVKQTQRESHVERKPLGQPSRLSAMENQAMRQPQHQQNQIPQQSSSAAPQSWAQVQSSLDEKAMAQQSEDIVLPDIASEYSDPDEDSTRDFDRPAWAESPELRKALEAQAHINPDDLFGPIKPLNMEELFKVRAGKFRARTSSANWSRGDGLTRAEEVDYARRMGFTSLSYYDEAGGNGPHRG
- a CDS encoding hypothetical protein (HMMPfam hit to WD40, WD domain, G-beta repeat, score: 78.4, E(): 1.9e-20), yielding MAAIYIASAVYKGGLYRGSLVRPGDIRRVLQPLPFPHLISSPPYPRQPPALRLSIMELYMYTPPVYMAPLRPLVKPAPSVPIVKEAPIPELFQAPEGQYSLAEPGSMFPLLGNTSPNVASELRLACQPGPFLGGPGFGIPPTPQQTSPSAASASSTCFGATQINGKWEPIYPTRMSWVTVQFPSKTGDRGFGGLLGKSGKGDTAAFLPPAAADGRYPTKSSYSSSSSSSSPISSEPQSVPFAMSPPTIQSKWPFTKTINAIPRPKTNMRNSTSDFVQRVIGLDSASKYLAEKGKTVSEVVKWGCWHMGRQWAWGDFGKQANEAEKKKKEALVKVLFSTPLTCTAIINQTASADRLDVIIGFETGDLLWLDPILGKYTRLNKNGVLNSSRVVGIYPDPRQPTHFLVLFADNTILRFNISLEDPINAANITSHPWDVFFDRVLLATTNGHDPSLSSDSGTGLSLDREQDVELLKWKNEDWVAGVESEKPKDKNAIVFTGRNPVAALKIGDARINALAYSPDGGKLASVSSDGLLRVIDTSEERITDTFSSYYGGLKCVVWSPDSRLIAAGGEDDFVTLFSIGRDARIIARCQGHSSYITSIAFDPQSNNPSSRAYRFVSTGEDGKLLFWDYSPATVHKPRQHHVNGSVQRDAAASSMTVNILDHSRSHTPAERTSGRFHSAPSRKSIPTLQPVMSKTVDVTILTNVYCLPDAIATVSRQGVARFWMRPSSRPPPA